One Miscanthus floridulus cultivar M001 chromosome 11, ASM1932011v1, whole genome shotgun sequence DNA window includes the following coding sequences:
- the LOC136493924 gene encoding uncharacterized protein, with the protein MASPPRTRGRTSSADAKEKRPGSGDKSPRRRRSPTRSPRRSRSRHGRRPRRGRDGVVERVVRETSGSGNWPQLTKTNYDSWSMLMKLKLQSRYLWEAIKGDDDDIDHHDERSAMEAICSAIPQEMVLTLGNKRTAKEAWEAIRTMRLGDDRVRKATAQSLRAEYEQIAFRDGESVEDFALRLSNLVQRLEMLGDPEPEPKVVAKYLRVARPRYRQLVISIETLLDINELSIEEVTGMIKTADDGHDVGGKTGSSTARLNHTEDELVERIVNRLQISGAGGSGGKRPSNASQRRGRSGASSHGGGGNGSSS; encoded by the coding sequence ATGGCGTCGCCACCGCGAACCCGCGGACGTACATCGTCGGCGGATGCGAAGGAGAAGAGGCCGGGGAGCGGCGACAAGTCCCCGCGGCGTAGGCGGTCACCAACCCGCTCGCCGCGCCGTTCGCGATCGCGTCACGGGCGCCGTCCACGGCGTGGAAGGGATGGCGTCGTCGAGCGCGTCGTCCGGGAGACATCGGGCTCCGGCAATTGGCCGCAGCTCACGAAGACCAACTACGACTCATGGTCGATGCTCATGAAGCTGAAGCTGCAGTCGCGCTACCTCTGGGAGGCGATCAagggcgacgacgacgacatcgACCACCACGACGAGCGGTCTGCCATGGAGGCGATCTGCTCCGCCATCCCCCAGGAGATGGTGCTCACCCTCGGCAACAAGCGCACGgcgaaggaggcgtgggaggcgatCCGCACCATGCGCCTCGGCGACGACCGCGTGCGCAAGGCGACGGCTCAAAGCCTTAGGGCGGAGTATGAGCAGATCGCCTTCCGCGATGGTGAGTCGGTTGAAGATTTCGCCCTCCGACTGTCTAATCTGGTGCAGCGCTTGGAGATGCTTGGCGATCCAGAGCCGGAACCCAAGGTGGTTGCCAAGTACCTCCGCGTTGCGCGGCCAAGGTACCGGCAGCTCGTAATCTCCATCGAGACGCTCCTCGACATCAATGAGCTCTCGATCGAGGAGGTCACGGGCATGATCAAGACGGCGGATGACGGGCATGACGTGGGCGGCAAGACCGGGTCATCCACCGCACGGCTCAACCACACCGAGGATGAGCTGGTGGAGCGCATCGTGAACCGGCTCCAGATCTCGGGCGCCGGTGGATCAGGCGGTAAGCGCCCGTCGAACGCGTCTCAGCGGCGTGGGCGCTCTGGCGCGTCGTCCCATGGCGGGGGCGGCAATGGTAGCTCTTCCTAG